From the genome of Amyelois transitella isolate CPQ chromosome 16, ilAmyTran1.1, whole genome shotgun sequence, one region includes:
- the LOC132902620 gene encoding uncharacterized protein LOC132902620, which produces MANIDIVKCSNCNIVINELLTFVRHVIDYMDEESIHQLCTNTFSEEEMVKAKTLLFESVPNAKKMPVRRKQGKKRKSRDLDDIIALMKGGDRASFPIFCARDLDRIPPVTFDHVDATTFIKELLALKNRFNVMEEKAVCKEEFNLLKQEVNNMKYASLADSSNINLNKRRGACLQNSFDMDSGPIGLQYYVQEDIGIKPSQSADIEINERPSINTHLPSKRIINNVSVAPIREPVNETEPTCEQARQTSCSHTRTTETESAQVVTSAEVIVSDRQTSASDGDSASVNEIASQSVARVTTSYDSDSQQVLLTADKVCSDVAPTNGYCRVASQPAVHSLNASVTHGYSASASGQPTATAAAVCKDNCEQVVGDSEWTVVRKKSAKHYKLIGQRGCAPIAPNDKFKAADIKIPLLISNVSKDASEEDIINYIKERTSECVTLKKINMKQTKTYNSFKLYVSKNKVDIFLKDDFWPNGISFRRFVHFMYGTKTNKVIS; this is translated from the coding sequence ATGGCAAATATTGACATTGTTAAGTGTTCTAATTGTAACATTGTTATTAATGAGCTCCTTACTTTTGTGAGGCATGTGATTGACTATATGGACGAAGAAAGCATTCATCAACTATGCACTAACACTTTTTCGGAAGAGGAGATGGTGAAGGCCAAAacgttattatttgaatccgttccaaatgcaaaaaaaatgccAGTAAGAAGAAAGCAGGGTAAGAAGAGGAAGTCCAGAGATTTGGATGATATCATCGCCCTGATGAAAGGTGGTGATCGTGCGTCATTTCCTATTTTCTGTGCTCGGGACTTAGACAGAATACCACCAGTAACGTTCGATCATGTCGATGCTACCACCTTCATTAAGGAACTTCTCGCCCTGAAAAATCGCTTCAATGTGATGGAAGAAAAAGCGGTGTGTAAGGAGGAGTTTAACCTTTTAAAACAAGAAGTAAACAATATGAAATATGCGTCTTTAGCTGATTcttctaatattaatttaaataagagaAGGGGCGCATGCTTACAAAATAGTTTTGATATGGATAGCGGGCCGATTGGACTGCAATATTATGTGCAAGAAGATATTGGCATAAAACCATCGCAATCAGCTGATATTGAAATCAACGAACGACCTTCGATAAATACTCATCTGCCGTCAAAAAGAATTATCAACAATGTTTCTGTCGCTCCTATACGTGAGCCAGTTAATGAGACGGAACCAACATGTGAGCAGGCGAGACAGACAAGCTGCAGCCATACGCGTACAACAGAGACAGAGAGTGCGCAAGTTGTGACGTCGGCGGAGGTGATCGTGAGCGATCGTCAGACAAGTGCATCAGATGGTGATAGTGCGAGTGTAAACGAGATAGCATCTCAATCGGTAGCGCGAGTGACGACGAGTTATGATAGTGACTCACAGCAAGTGTTGTTGACGGCGGACAAGGTATGCAGTGATGTGGCCCCTACTAATGGTTATTGTCGTGTCGCGTCCCAACCGGCCGTGCATTCATTGAACGCGAGCGTAACTCATGGTTACTCTGCGAGCGCGAGCGGTCAGCCGACCGCAACCGCTGCTGCGGTGTGTAAAGATAATTGTGAACAAGTAGTAGGGGACTCGGAATGGACAGTTGTGCGTAAAAAATCTGCAAAACACTATAAGTTAATCGGTCAAAGAGGCTGTGCACCTATTGCGCCTAACGATAAATTCAAAGCTGCGGATATTAAGATCCCACTCTTAATATCCAATGTTAGTAAAGATGCAAGTGAAGAggacattattaattatataaaagaaagaacTAGCGAATGTGTAACTCTAAAAAAGATTAATATGAAGCAAACGAAAACGTATAATTCCTTTAAGTTATATGtctctaaaaataaagttgatatatttttgaaagatgATTTTTGGCCAAATGGCATCTCATTTAGGcgttttgtacattttatgtaCGGAACAAAAACGAATAAGGTGATTAGTTAA